A DNA window from Mytilus edulis chromosome 14, xbMytEdul2.2, whole genome shotgun sequence contains the following coding sequences:
- the LOC139503893 gene encoding salivary peroxidase/catechol oxidase-like: MKTPFSLVFGIVCILQRADSQACDEDAKYRTFDGSCNNLEHPEFGKANTLFERFVNEDGNYVFDYADGKGLPRVAQNGNELPNARLISKAIMDEDLGPPKQSDKTRSAQVVSHAQLLAHDVFQTEIPSFAENNCCEKPNRNNLDFCFPLEIPKNDKDLPPGCINFVRSKGQRDENGVRQQVNLATAFVDASVVYGSTPELIEILRVPDSYLLKTDDNLLPSPAGVNSCFKPVTPSRCPVAGDNRVSDVPMLSVQHLVWHREHNRIASELRTLNPHWNDDTVFQEARKIVIAMFQHITYNDFLPLIIGKSTMEKFELFSEDVDDDVFDDQYDDDVNPQILDSANVAAHRFGHSQLTNEQNFADENCKTVTVNKLEDIFESPRLTQENGGVNVPFIGRHLACSASNMIDNFIVDGMRNKLFRLPEAPGSDIVARNIQRGREHGVSGYNTWRELCDLKPMKSFKEFGNFGKALEELYEDPDDVDLFVGAMLEEDPKFNVGPTFQCLLGMQYQRIKRGDRFWYERPDEEFSFTKEQLRSIKENTRVSKIFCRNLGINTMQENMFLLPQRKRNKRIPCDDIPDVDLSLWKQAP; this comes from the exons ATGAAGACTCCATTCAGTCTGGTCTTCGGCATAGTTTGTATTTTGCAAAGGGCAGATTCTCAAG CTTGTGATGAGGATGCTAAATACAGAACGTTTGATGGATCTTGTAACAACCTTGAACATCCAGAATTCGGGAAAGCTAATACTTTGTTTGAGAGATTTGTAAATGAAGATGGAAACTATGTATTTGATTATGCAGATG GAAAAGGATTACCCAGAGTTGCACAAAATGGTAACGAATTACCAAACGCTCGTTTAATATCCAAAGCAATAATGGACGAAGATTTAGGACCACCTAAACAGAGTGATAAAACCAGGTCTGCCCAGGTTGTCTCACACGCTCAACTACTAGCTCACGATGTCTTTCAAACTGAGATACCAT caTTTGCTGAGAACAATTGCTGTGAAAAGCCAAACAGAAATAA TCTTGATTTTTGCTTTCCACTTGAAATCCCCAAGAATGATAAGGATTTGCCACCAGGATGTATTAACTTTGTAAGATCAAAAGGACAAAGAGACGAAAACGGAG TTAGACAACAAGTTAACCTAGCAACAGCCTTCGTTGATGCCAGTGTTGTTTATGGCAGTACTCCAGAATTGATCGAGATTTTGCGGGTGCCTGATAGCT ATTTGTTGAAAACCGATGACAATCTTTTACCCTCACCTGCTGGAGTAAACTCATGCTTTAAACCAGTTACACCTAGCAGATGTCCTGTCGCAG GCGACAATCGAGTATCGGATGTACCGATGCTTAGTGTTCAGCATTTAGTTTGGCATAGGGAACATAACCGCATTGCTTCAGAACTGCGCACACTGAACCCGCATTGGAACGATGACACTGTTTTTCAGGAAGCGCGGAAGATAGTTATAGCTATGTTTCAGCATATCACATACAATGACTTTTTACCTCTTATTATTGGTAAATCTACAATGGagaaatttgaattattttcgGAAGATGTTGACGACGATGTGTTTGATGACCAATATGACGATGATGTTAATCCACAAATTCTAGATTCGGCCAACGTTGCTGCACATCGTTTTGGTCATTCTCAACTAACAAACGAACAGAACTTTGCCGACGAAAACTGCAAAACAGTGACAGTCAATAAATTGGAGGATATCTTTGAAAGTCCTCGACTTACTCAGGAGAATGGTGGAGTCAATGTTCCTTTTATTGGAAGACATTTAGCATGTTCCGCCAGTAACATGATTGATAA CTTCATAGTCGATGGGATGCGCAACAAATTATTTCGTTTACCTGAAGCACCAGGATCTGATATTGTCGCCAGAAACATACAGAGAGGGCGGGAACATGGAGTGTCCGGATATAACACATGGCGGGAACTATGTGACCTTAAACCTATGAAATCATTCAAGGAATTTGGAAATTTTGGAAAGGCACTTGAAGAATTATATGA GGATCCCGATGATGTAGATTTATTTGTGGGTGCTATGTTAGAAGAAGACCCAAAATTCAATGTTGGACCTACGTTCCAGTGTTTGTTGGGAATGCAATATCAACGAATCAAACGTGGCGACAGGTTTTGGTACGAACGACCAGACGAGGAATTTTCATTTACGAAAG AGCAACTAAGATCTATAAAAGAAAATACACGTGTATCCAAAATATTTTGCCGTAACCTTGGTATTAATACTATGCAGGAAAATATGTTCCTCCTCCCACAAAGAAAAAG GAACAAGAGAATACCTTGTGACGATATACCTGACGTAGATTTATCTCTATGGAAACAAGCGCCATAG